From a single Spongiibacter taiwanensis genomic region:
- a CDS encoding mechanosensitive ion channel domain-containing protein has translation MEDTVDQAAQSIGAVVPEWVFDWLPFALVMVLLFCVWLFTRKVFSVQKEHGADIRYREQGSRLLFRLAGLVLAIATIPMDGELRGQLFSLVGLLASAAIALSSTTVMGNLMAGFMLRTVNSFRAGDYIEFRRELGRVSQRGLLHVEIQNETSELVTVPNLLLVQEPYNVVRASGTVVSADVSLGYDVDRRDIEKALLAAIEKAELEEGFVQIRELGDFSVTYRASGWLNEAGLLVSSRSRLRAMMLDALHGAGIEIVSPNFMNQRQLKGEGKIIPAASMRYRREEDNHGRAEEVLFSKAETASAVEKLEDQIKKLKEVLNQEPAEGEPPLDRDAIKTELAALTRQLEEAREQAKAEAAKDRAQDESAER, from the coding sequence GTGGAAGACACGGTTGATCAAGCAGCGCAGTCGATTGGCGCGGTAGTTCCGGAGTGGGTGTTCGACTGGCTGCCCTTTGCGCTGGTCATGGTGCTGCTGTTCTGTGTGTGGCTGTTTACCCGCAAGGTGTTTTCGGTACAGAAGGAGCACGGCGCCGATATTCGCTACCGGGAGCAGGGCAGCCGCCTGCTGTTTCGCTTGGCGGGGCTGGTGCTGGCGATTGCCACGATCCCGATGGACGGCGAGCTGCGCGGCCAGTTGTTCAGTCTGGTGGGCCTGCTGGCATCCGCCGCCATTGCCCTGTCGTCGACCACGGTGATGGGTAATCTGATGGCGGGCTTTATGCTGCGTACCGTGAACAGCTTTCGCGCCGGTGATTACATTGAGTTTCGCCGGGAGCTGGGCCGAGTGTCCCAGCGGGGCCTGCTCCATGTCGAGATACAAAACGAGACCAGCGAACTGGTCACGGTGCCCAACTTACTGCTGGTGCAGGAGCCCTATAACGTGGTGCGGGCGTCGGGCACGGTGGTGTCGGCGGATGTGTCCCTCGGTTATGACGTGGATCGCCGGGATATTGAAAAAGCCCTGCTGGCGGCCATCGAAAAGGCCGAGCTGGAAGAGGGTTTTGTGCAGATTCGCGAGCTTGGTGATTTTTCGGTGACCTACCGGGCTAGCGGCTGGCTGAATGAAGCCGGCTTGCTGGTCAGTTCCCGGTCGCGCCTGCGAGCAATGATGCTCGACGCACTGCACGGCGCCGGCATCGAAATTGTGTCACCCAACTTTATGAATCAGCGCCAGCTCAAAGGTGAGGGCAAGATTATTCCGGCCGCGTCGATGCGTTATCGCCGAGAGGAAGACAATCATGGCCGGGCTGAGGAGGTCCTGTTCAGCAAAGCGGAAACGGCCAGCGCAGTAGAAAAGCTGGAAGACCAGATCAAAAAATTGAAGGAAGTGCTGAATCAGGAGCCCGCCGAGGGCGAACCGCCGTTGGATCGAGATGCGATAAAAACCGAGCTGGCCGCATTGACCAGGCAGCTTGAGGAAGCCAGAGAGCAGGCCAAAGCAGAGGCCGCCAAAGATCGCGCTCAGGACGAAAGCGCCGAGCGTTGA
- a CDS encoding alpha/beta hydrolase family protein encodes MRVSQWVAVLCSGLFHLCVAALPADPAPIIPPDLTAYSALPTITDPVLSQSGRYFAFQANIDARRMVVVVESGGGVIHQIDFGDIKLRSLMWAGDDYVLAISSSTQNLGMFYGGRYELFNFLVIDVATGETRWPIQAASTRVLNAAFGFYPPNRWRGKWQQCVNTLALDRSQFGTKLYIRDGDLDLACFDLASGKLRFAAKGGQTTDGWLMSPSGEILATAYRDSARQQWSLKRGKGVSVFSDKDMLAEHDSRYGADGIIGLGREPGTVLYTVSDTEQATHYREARLDGSAEPVAVFDDRDIAEVVFDRHTQLLSGYRVSGISPSLEMLSDADQARVVGAQKAFPGSQVNFVSMSQNLDRMIVLTESNTDSGTWWLVDIAKGSAEILGNSYPGVRSSQVGGFSSWRYHASDGLPIEAVLTEPPSVADGPLPLVVIPHGGPEAHDKLGFDWLAQAFASRGYLVLQPNFRGSSGYGAEFRNSGFGQWGRKMQSDLSDGVAALVEAGRVDPARVCIVGASYGGYAALAGVTLQRGIYRCAVSIAGVSDPAALLREREVERQHNSMRYWRDYLGVSTSFDGDLDSISPLAKAREATAPVLLIHGKDDLVVSISHSRRMAKALARAGKAHRLVELPGEDHFLSRSHTRRRALEEAVSFVMQHNPPQL; translated from the coding sequence ATGCGTGTCAGCCAATGGGTCGCTGTGCTGTGCAGTGGCCTTTTTCATTTATGCGTCGCGGCGTTGCCAGCCGACCCGGCGCCGATCATCCCCCCCGACCTGACTGCCTATTCGGCCCTGCCTACCATTACTGATCCGGTGCTTTCGCAAAGCGGTCGTTATTTTGCTTTTCAAGCCAATATCGACGCGCGGCGGATGGTGGTTGTCGTCGAATCTGGCGGCGGCGTCATTCACCAGATCGATTTTGGCGATATCAAACTTCGATCGCTGATGTGGGCGGGGGATGACTACGTCCTGGCCATTAGCAGTTCGACTCAGAATCTGGGTATGTTTTACGGCGGGCGTTACGAACTGTTCAACTTTCTCGTCATTGATGTGGCAACGGGTGAGACTCGTTGGCCGATCCAGGCCGCGAGCACCAGGGTGTTGAATGCGGCCTTCGGGTTTTACCCGCCTAATCGCTGGCGGGGGAAGTGGCAGCAATGTGTGAATACCCTGGCCCTGGATCGTTCGCAATTTGGTACCAAATTGTATATCCGTGACGGTGACCTCGACCTCGCTTGCTTCGATCTTGCGAGCGGTAAATTGCGCTTTGCCGCCAAAGGCGGCCAAACCACGGATGGCTGGCTGATGAGCCCCAGTGGTGAAATTCTGGCGACTGCCTATCGTGATTCTGCGCGCCAACAGTGGAGTCTAAAGCGGGGCAAGGGCGTCTCGGTATTCAGTGATAAAGACATGCTGGCAGAGCACGATTCCCGCTACGGCGCGGACGGAATTATTGGTCTTGGTCGTGAGCCCGGCACGGTGTTGTACACGGTCTCCGATACCGAGCAAGCCACCCATTACCGTGAGGCCAGGCTAGATGGCAGCGCAGAGCCTGTCGCTGTGTTTGACGATAGGGATATTGCTGAGGTGGTCTTCGATCGCCACACCCAGTTATTGTCGGGTTATCGGGTGTCGGGCATCTCTCCTTCTCTGGAAATGCTATCAGATGCGGATCAGGCACGGGTGGTGGGTGCCCAAAAGGCCTTCCCTGGCAGCCAGGTCAACTTCGTGTCGATGTCTCAAAACCTCGATCGGATGATTGTGCTCACCGAGAGCAACACGGACTCGGGCACCTGGTGGCTGGTCGATATCGCCAAGGGCAGCGCCGAAATTCTTGGCAACAGCTACCCCGGTGTTCGTTCGTCTCAGGTCGGCGGCTTTTCAAGCTGGCGTTATCACGCCAGTGATGGCTTACCAATCGAGGCCGTACTCACCGAGCCGCCGTCGGTGGCGGATGGGCCGCTGCCCCTGGTGGTGATTCCCCACGGTGGTCCAGAGGCCCACGACAAGTTGGGGTTTGACTGGTTAGCTCAGGCCTTTGCCAGTCGCGGGTATCTGGTTTTGCAGCCTAATTTTCGCGGTTCGTCGGGCTATGGTGCTGAGTTCCGCAACTCGGGGTTTGGTCAGTGGGGCCGCAAGATGCAAAGCGACCTGTCTGATGGGGTGGCGGCGCTGGTTGAGGCAGGACGGGTCGATCCAGCGCGGGTGTGCATTGTCGGCGCCAGCTACGGCGGCTATGCGGCGCTGGCCGGGGTGACCTTGCAGCGGGGTATTTATCGCTGCGCGGTGTCAATTGCCGGTGTTTCGGATCCCGCCGCCTTGCTGCGGGAGCGGGAAGTGGAACGACAGCATAACTCAATGCGTTACTGGCGCGATTATCTGGGTGTGTCTACCTCCTTTGACGGTGATCTCGACAGCATCTCGCCGCTAGCCAAGGCCCGAGAAGCCACTGCGCCGGTGTTGTTGATTCACGGCAAGGATGACTTGGTCGTGTCCATCAGCCACAGCCGGCGCATGGCCAAAGCCCTGGCCCGAGCCGGTAAAGCGCATCGCTTGGTTGAGCTGCCGGGAGAGGATCACTTTTTGTCTCGCAGTCACACCCGGCGGCGAGCTCTGGAAGAGGCCGTCAGTTTTGTGATGCAGCACAATCCCCCGCAACTTTAA